A single window of Chitinophaga sp. XS-30 DNA harbors:
- a CDS encoding GDSL-type esterase/lipase family protein, whose product MKFSCKYASLGWILGIVTFTGASAQTVDSTYDNSHYRERQELFATLPKQKKAIVFLGNSITEAGKWNEILPGKPVQNRGISGDNTFGVLARLPDIVAARPAKLFLLIGVNDLKREVPVTVIIDNYRKMVQMVKEGSPKTKLYLQSVLPVNDTILIEPFRKVTNANVAKLNEALQQLAKDNNCRFVNLHEPFADAQGQLKRKDTPDGLHLKVGAYAIWVNYLRSKKYL is encoded by the coding sequence ATGAAATTTTCATGTAAATATGCATCATTAGGCTGGATACTGGGTATAGTTACCTTTACCGGCGCCAGCGCACAGACGGTTGACAGCACTTACGACAATTCGCATTACCGGGAGCGGCAGGAGCTGTTTGCCACGCTGCCGAAGCAGAAGAAAGCCATCGTATTCCTCGGCAACAGCATTACGGAAGCCGGTAAATGGAACGAAATACTCCCCGGCAAACCGGTACAGAACCGGGGCATCAGCGGAGACAATACCTTTGGCGTGCTGGCCCGTCTCCCGGATATCGTGGCCGCCCGCCCCGCAAAGCTCTTCCTCCTTATCGGTGTAAATGACCTGAAAAGGGAAGTGCCGGTAACGGTGATCATTGACAATTATCGGAAGATGGTGCAAATGGTGAAGGAAGGATCTCCGAAAACAAAGCTTTACCTGCAAAGCGTACTACCGGTCAATGATACCATCCTGATCGAGCCTTTCCGGAAAGTGACCAATGCCAATGTGGCGAAGCTGAACGAAGCGCTGCAGCAGCTGGCTAAAGACAACAATTGCCGGTTCGTCAATCTGCATGAGCCCTTCGCGGACGCGCAGGGCCAGCTGAAAAGGAAAGATACGCCGGACGGGCTGCACCTTAAAGTAGGCGCTTA